The following proteins are co-located in the Heliorestis convoluta genome:
- a CDS encoding DUF4825 domain-containing protein, with protein MKREHSKLYQAKTRVKTLAFPLLLLLLALFLTACGPQKEEVQKGALDYQKIYQQKTLYVGDASKVGNMTNLLYYNDYREGIALQTDAEPYGITVNYEMPEELAQKEVIPVTDEMLQNAALMFCLIDNVDQITFAFHEEQDINSIAFSREQFNVLFEKDIRVYGSSWEVFQNDFVSLLEQQEWREGFFDLQQ; from the coding sequence ATGAAAAGAGAACATAGTAAACTTTATCAAGCAAAAACTAGAGTAAAGACTTTAGCCTTCCCGTTATTATTACTCCTCTTAGCCCTTTTCCTTACAGCATGCGGCCCTCAGAAAGAAGAGGTGCAAAAGGGCGCCTTAGATTACCAAAAAATTTATCAGCAGAAAACCTTGTATGTAGGTGATGCAAGCAAAGTTGGAAACATGACAAACTTGCTTTACTACAACGATTACAGAGAAGGCATTGCCTTACAGACGGATGCGGAGCCTTATGGTATCACTGTGAATTATGAGATGCCTGAAGAGCTGGCTCAAAAAGAAGTTATCCCTGTAACCGACGAGATGCTTCAAAATGCAGCCTTGATGTTTTGCCTTATTGACAACGTAGATCAGATCACCTTTGCTTTTCATGAGGAGCAAGATATCAACAGCATCGCTTTTTCGAGAGAGCAATTCAATGTGCTTTTTGAAAAAGATATAAGAGTATATGGTTCTTCATGGGAAGTGTTTCAGAATGATTTTGTTTCTTTGTTGGAGCAACAAGAATGGCGAGAGGGCTTTTTTGATTTGCAACAATAA